The Hevea brasiliensis isolate MT/VB/25A 57/8 unplaced genomic scaffold, ASM3005281v1 Scaf630, whole genome shotgun sequence genome includes a region encoding these proteins:
- the LOC110643350 gene encoding ethylene-responsive transcription factor ERF020-like — protein sequence MSAASATHLHHQQSSSTGEAHRSKYKGVRRRKWGKWVSEIRVPGTHERLWLGTYSTPEAAAVAYDLASYCLKGQQSSSINHCLNFPLMLPACVRADMSPKSIQKAASDAGMAIDAQMRLNRACSPGNESWGNEGSSGGGCAVLGSSETQINWEDIVCSCGSCEGTQNKYSGESLSISVEDYL from the coding sequence ATGAGTGCTGCCAGTGCAACTCACCTACATCATCAACAAAGTTCCAGTACTGGTGAAGCTCATCGGAGCAAATACAAGGGAGTTCGCAGGCGAAAATGGGGGAAATGGGTGTCGGAAATTAGGGTTCCTGGTACGCATGAGCGGCTCTGGTTAGGTACTTATTCTACGCCGGAAGCAGCAGCGGTGGCTTATGATTTAGCTTCTTATTGTTTAAAGGGACAGCAGTCGTCCTCGATAAATCATTGTCTAAACTTTCCTCTAATGTTGCCTGCATGTGTAAGAGCCGACATGTCACCCAAGTCCATACAGAAAGCAGCTTCCGATGCTGGTATGGCGATTGATGCTCAAATGAGACTAAACAGGGCGTGTTCACCTGGTAATGAATCCTGGGGAAACGAAGGTAGTAGTGGTGGTGGTTGTGCAGTTCTTGGGTCATCAGAGACCCAAATAAATTGGGAAGACATTGTGTGTAGTTGTGGGAGTTGTGAAGGAACCCAGAACAAATATAGTGGAGAGAGTTTAAGCATCTCTGTTGAAGATTATTTATAG
- the LOC131177609 gene encoding ethylene-responsive transcription factor ERF020-like → MSAASATHLHHQQSSSTVEGHRSKYKGVRQRKWGKWVSEIRVPGTHDRLWLGTYSTPEAAAVAYDLASYCLKGQQSSSMNHRLNFPLMLPACVRADMSPKSIQKAASDAGMAIDAHMILNRTCSPGNESKGNESGGGDSCAILSSLETEINWEDDVCCCGSCEETQTRDSGESLSISVEDYL, encoded by the coding sequence ATGAGTGCTGCAAGTGCAACTCACCTACATCATCAACAAAGTTCCAGTACAGTTGAAGGTCATCGGAGCAAATACAAGGGAGTTCGCCAGCGAAAATGGGGGAAATGGGTGTCGGAAATTAGGGTTCCTGGTACACATGACCGGCTCTGGTTAGGTACCTACTCTACGCCGGAAGCAGCAGCGGTGGCTTATGATTTAGCTTCTTATTGTTTAAAGGGACAGCAGTCGTCTTCAATGAATCATCGTCTAAACTTTCCTCTAATGTTGCCTGCATGTGTAAGAGCCGACATGTCACCCAAGTCCATACAGAAAGCAGCTTCCGATGCTGGTATGGCGATTGATGCCCATATGATACTAAATAGGACTTGTTCACCTGGTAATGAATCTAAGGGAAATGAAAGTGGCGGTGGTGATAGTTGTGCAATTCTTAGCTCATTGGAGACAGAGATAAACTGGGAAGACGACGTGTGTTGCTGTGGGAGTTGTGAGGAAACTCAAACCAGAGATAGTGGAGAGAGTTTAAGCATCTCTGTTGAAGATTATTTATAG